The nucleotide sequence TAGCCCATAGGGCCACCACCGGGCCCCTATGGAGAAGCCTTTTGCGGTTTTCCGGGTCCATGAAGGTTCCCCCACCCAAGGAGAGGACCAGGTATTCCTTCTGCATAAGCTCCCCCACCGCTTCCCGTTCCATTTTTCGGAAGGTCTCCTCCCCCAGGTGGCGGAAGATATCGGGGATGGAGATTCCCGTGCGCCTTTCAATGTAACGGTCCAGGTCAATGAAGTGGAGCATGAGGGTGCGGGCCAGCTCCCGGCCAATGCGGCTTTTCCCCACCCCCATGAAGCCGGTGAGGCTTATGAAGGTGGCGGGGCGGGGGATTTCCAAACGGGCCATTGACTTATCCTATCTCGCCAGGCCGTCCTCCCGGGTCCACCCGGGACTGAGTGGGTAGGGCCATTTGCCAGCTCCCCCCCAGGTTAGGGCCACGGTGGGACGGTATCAGTAGGCCAGGACCCGGGCCTTGTACCGCTCCACCCTTTCCTGGATTTCCTCCAGGGTATCCCCACCAAACTTTTCCAGGTAGGCCTGGGCCAGCACGATGGCGGAAAGGGCACAGAGGATTACGCTGGCCGCGGGCACCGCGGTGACATCGGAGCGCTCCCTGGCGGCATCCGCGGGCTGGTGGGTCACCACATCCACGGTGGGCAGGGGTTTCATCAGGGTGGCAATGGGCTTGAGGGCGGCCCGGAGGATGAGTTCTTCCCCCGTGGTCATGCCCCCCTCGAGGCCCCCCGCCCGGTTGGTCCGGCGGTAAAACCCCCGCTCCGGGCTCCAGTAGATGGCATCGTGCACCTCGGAGCCGCGTTTCATGGCGTTTTGGAAGGCGGGGCCGATCTCCACCCCCTTTACCGCGGGGATGGAAAGGGCCATCTGGGCCAGGCGGCCATCCAGCTTGCGGTCCCAGTGCACATGGCTCCCTAGGCCCGGCACCAGGCCGCGGAAGCGGGCCTCAATCACCCCGCCTAAGGTGTCCCCTTCCGCCTTGGCCTCATCTATGAGCCTTATCACCTGGGCTTCCGCCTCAAGGTCGGTCATGCGCAAGGGGCTTTCCTCAATGCGGGGAAGGAGCTCCCAGGAGAAGGGAACTTGGCTCCAGACCCCAGCCATCCCCGGTACATAGCCCACCCCTTCCACCCCTAGGAGGCTTAAGAGCTTTAGGGCCACCGCTCCTACCGCCACCCGCATGGCGGTCTCCCGGGCGCTGGCCCTCTCCAGCACGTCCCTTAGGTCCTTGTGGCCGTACTTGATGCCTCCGGACAGGTCGGCGTGGCCCGGGCGAGGGGCGGTGAGGGCCTTTTTACGGGGCTCGTTTCCCGGGGCGGGGTCCATGATCTCCACCCAGTTGCGGTGGTCGGTGTTCCGGATAGCCAAGGCCACGGGGGCTCCCGTGGTCCGCCCGGCCCGGATACCGGCCCGGAACTCCACCCGGTCGGTCTCTATGACCATGCGCCTGCCCCGGCCATACCCCTTCTGCCTTTTCTCCAGCCAGGGGTTGATGTCCTCCTCGGTAAGGGGAATACCGGCGGGTAGGCCCTCAATGATGGCCAGAAGCTCGGGGCCATGGGACTCGCCTGCGGTGAGAAACCTCATGGGCCCATTGTAGGGTAGATTCCCCCAGGTTTACCGCAGGAAGGTAGGGAGGGCCAGAATGGCCGCCAAAAGGGCCACGCACCAACAAAGCCAGGGAAGCCTAGACCCTTTGGGCCCTGCCTCCCTGGCCATCTAAAGAGGCTAGCGGCTTGCGGTTTCCTTGACGATATCGGCGGTGATGACCACTAGAAGCTCTCGGTCCGTGGTTTCCTGGCTCCTTTGCTTGAAGAGCTCCCCGATCAAGGGGATGTCCATGAGGAGGGGGACTCCCTGTTGCACTTGGTTGTTCTCCTGGGAGGTAAGGCCTCCCAGGACCACCGTCTGCCCGTCCCGCACCCGTAAGGTGGTGGTCACCACCTGCTTGGTGAAGCGGTCCACATCCCCGTCCACGGGGTTGCGCTGGACGTTTCCGGAAACCTCCGCCTTGATGTTGAGGAGGATCTGCCCGTCGGCGGTGATCTGGGGGGTGACCTCCACGATGATGCCGATGTCAAAGGGCACCCGCTCCACCCGATTATCCACCACCCGGCGGATGAGGAAGGTTTCCCCAGACTGTAGGCGGGCGGTCTGGTTGTTGAGCACGGTTTGGTTCACGTCCCTTAGGGCCCGGGAAAGGCCTTGGCGCTGGAGGGCCTCGAGGGTGGCGAGGATGTTGAGGGCGGCCAGGCTCCGGGTGCTATCAAAGATGAGGGATAGCCCTGTGTCCAGGATGCTGGCCGCCACGTTGCCCCCAGCTATGGTGTTCCACTTCAGGCCCAGGTTGCGGGTGAAGTTGGACTGCACCTCCTGGATGCGCACCCTTAGGCTCACCTGGGGCACCGCCTGGTCCAGTTTGGGGATAAGGCCTTCCACCAGGGCCAGGTCCTCCTGGGTCCCGGTGACGATCAGGGTGTTGGTGCGCTCGTCCGCCACCACCGTGGCCTGGCGTCCTGGGGTTTGGGGTTGCCCTGGACCCTGGCCTTGGGCCTTTTGGGCCTGCAAGGCCTCCTGGAGCACCTTGGCCAGCTCCGAGGCCTTGGCGTTGGAGAGCTGGTAGGAGCGTTGGAAGACGGGCGGACCCTGCTCCGGGGCCCGGTCGATCTGGGCCAGGAGGGTTTCCACCTCGGCCAGTTGCTTCTCCGTGCCCCGCACGGAAAGAACAGGTTGCCCGGGCACCGTCTGCACCACGATGCCCGGCACCTCCCGGGCCAGGAAGGGGGCCACCTTCTCGGCGTCAGCGAAGCGCAAGGGGTAAAGCCGGCGCACCGTGGCCTCTTGGGTGGGCGGGGCCACCTGGGGGGGCACGTCCGCGGCCTTGAGGATCTCGGCGAAGAGGGCCTGGTCGGTTTCGGTGGCTTCCAGGAGGAGGGCTTTGGGGTTATTGGGGATGGCTTCCAGGCGGGCTCCTTTAAGCTCCTTTTCCAAGAGGGGCCTCAGTCTTTCCTGGGCTTCTTGGAAGGTAAGGTTTTGCAGGGCGTAGACGCGGCGCACCACCGGAGTGGGCTTGGGCACGTCGGCGGTCTTAAGGAGCTCGGCGAGGCGGGCATGGTCCTCTTCCGTGGCGGTGATAAGGGCTCGCTTGGGGTCGGTGGGGACGGGGGCAATCTGGGCGCTAGGTACCTGGGTTTGCAAAAAGGGGAGAAGCTCAGGGAAGGCGGCGTGGGTGAGGGTGTAGGTCCGCTCCACCCGGGGCTTGGGAAGGGTGAGGGGGGGCAGGGGGCGGAAGTCAATCCCCGCCCGCTGGAGGATATCGGAGAAGCGGGCGTGTTGCTCGGGGGTGGCCAGGACCGAGAGGAGAGCCCTGAGCTTCCCCCCTTCCTCCACCACGATCCAGTTCACGCTAAGCCCCGAGGCTTCCCGGGAGAGGAAGGGGAGGAGGTCGTTTTGCACCCAGTCCTTGGCCCCTTGTATGTTGACCAGGGTACGGGCCTGCCCCTGGGCATCGGTTTCCGTGCGCCGGTAGGCGATCTCGGGGATGGCCACCAGGTAGGGCTTCCGCTCCATGGCCCCGGTGCGGCTGGGGGCGTCCACCAAGGCGGTGATCACCTGGGTGGGGGCCACCACCACCACATCCGGGGGCAGGAGGAGGTAATCCAGGTTGAACTGGGTGCCGTAGGTGGCGAAGAGGAGGTCCCAGACCTCCCGGAAGGGCTTGCCCTGGAAGTCCAGCTTGATGTTGGGCAAGGGGGGCTGGGCCTTGGCCGGGTCCCCGCTGGCATCGTAAGCCCGGTAGATAAGGGGCTGGAGGCCTACGCTTCGGGCCAGGGCTTCCAGGACCACATCCAAGGGCAGGGTGAACCCGGTTCGCACCTGGCTTTCGGAAACCTTTAGGTCCACCCTGGCGTCAAAACGGGGTTCCTGGGGCAGGCTTCCCGCCAGGGCATCCGGGCCCAAGGCTAAAAGGGCAGGCATCAATACGGTTATCAGGGCTTTCCTCACTGGCCACCTCCCGCTTGCGTATTTTCTAAAGCGATTTCCAAACTCTCGTCCTTCAGGGCCAACACCAGGCGGTCGCTTTCTATGCGCCGGATCACCGCTTCACTGTTGGGGAGAGGGCTGCCCACGGGTAACACCAGGTACCCCTCCTTGCTTTCCAGGATGGCCACGCTCACCGGGCCTAGAAGCGTGCCTGCCAGCTTGAGTCCCCTTTCCTCCACCAGGGTTCGCAAAGGGGTTTTGGCAGGGGTGGGGACAGGTTCGCCCTTCCCTTCCTCTGATGGTGCTTGGGTGGGCAAGGGGGTTTCCACAAGCCCAGCCGGTGGGGTGAGGATGGGAGGGGCTTCCAACTCAGCCTTGGGTGTTTCCGCCCGGAAGGCTGGCGCCAGCACCTTGGGAGCAGGCAGGGCCCCTTGGCTCCCGGGAAGGGGTCGGGGTGGCGTTTGGGCCACGGTGGGGGCGGGCAAGGGGGTTCCGGGGCTCACCCGTACAGGGGCTCCCGTGGGCACGGGCTGGGGTCTGGGGGCTGGGGTAGGGGTGGGCAGGGGAGCAGGGGGTGGGGCCTCCGCCACCAAGGGCACGAAGGGATTGGGGAGGGGAGCTTCCTTTTGGGGTTGCGGCACCGGCACCGGGGCTCGGGCCTTTGCGGCTTCCGTGGCCTGGGGTCTTTCCGCCTGGGCCTTAGGGGGTGTGGGTCCTGGAGAGGGCGGGGTTGCCGTGGCTTGAGGCTCCGCCTGGAGGGGAGGGATGGGAGGTGCCTCTATGGTCTTGGGGGTGGCCTGGGGTGCAGGGACAGGGATGGGCTCGGCCACCGCGGGCACCTGGGCGGGCAAGTAGAGGCCCACGTACCAGATCGCCACGGCGCTCACCAAGAGGAGGCCCGCCAAAAGGATCTTGGTGGACTGGGGTAGGTTCCGCCAGGCCTCGACCAGGCGTGGGAGAAGGGATTTCACCGACCACCTCCTTGTCCTCCTGGCGGCGATGGAGCTCCTTGCGTCTGGGTAGCGCCTTCAGGCTGGCCGAGGTCCTTGGCCAGCACGTAGAGGGTTAGGGTCAAGCTGGTGGAGAGAAGGGGGTTTACGTCCTGACCCTGGACGCTGAGGTTAACCCCGGAAAGAGAGCTAAAGCGGGAAAGCTCCTCCAGGCGCTTCAGGTAGGCATAGGTCTCGGGGAAAGGCGCCTCGAGGGAGAGGGCCAGGTTCACCGCCCGCACCTCGGGTACCGGGGCCGAGGTGGGGGAGCGGGTGAAGGAACGTACCGTGACCCCGCTTCGCAGGGCCTCGGTCAGGATCTCGTTCAAGACCTGGGCCAGGCGTTCTTCTCGGGGAAGGGCCCTGAGGAAGGCCTGGCGCTCCGCTTGCAATTCTGCGATGGCCGCCCGGAGTTCAGGCAGGGCCCGCTGGGCCTGGCGCCCCCTATTCCGCTCGGGGATGAGCCTCTCAATCTCTTGGCGCACGGTTTCCGTTTCCTGGCGCATGGGGACGATGAGGAGGAAGTACCAGAGAAGGGCCACCACCAGGGTGAGGGCGATGGCGATCAGGGCCCATTCCCGCTGTCCCAGCCTAGCGAGCACTTTCCTCACCCCCCACCAAGCCCACCCGGGCGCTGAAGGTGTAAAGCCCCCGGTTCTGGTCCAAGGAAGCCCCTTGGAACTCTATGCCAAAGCGGGGGGAGGTTTCAAAAGCCCGCACGAAGCTCACTAGGGCGTTTTGGTTTAGCGCCTCCCCCTGTACGGTGAACTCCACCCGCACCCGCTTGCCGTCAAAGGTGCCTGCCTGGGCCATCCGGGTGGCCTCCTCCTCGGGAATGGCCCGGGTGCCCACGGAGCGCAGGGCCACGGGAAGCCGCCCCCCTTCTTGGGGAATCTGGCGGATGAAGGTGGCCAGATAATCCGACCAAGGGACAAAGCTCTTCTTCAGGCCTTCCCGGATGGCCAGGAGGGCCTCGAGGGCCTTCCTTTCCTGCTCCAGGCGGTTTTGCTCGGCGATGAAGGGTTTCAGGGCTTCCACCTCGGCCCTTAGGGCGTCCCGCTCCGCCTTGGTTTGGGTAAGCTCCGTATACGCTCCGTAGTGGAGGATTCCCAGTACCGAAAGCACCACCAGGGCAAAGGTGGCTGCCGCTAGGCGCCACCAGCCTGGTTCCACGCGCCGGCGCAGGTTTTTGGGGAGGAGGTTAAGCCTAATCAAGGGGCATCACCCCCCTTAGGGCCAGGCCCACGGGCACCATGAACTCTGCGCCCAACTCCCTTAGCTTTTCCAGGTCAAAGCGCTTGGGATCCACCTGGATACCCTGCCAGGGGTCGGGGACAGTGAAGTTGACCCCCAGGGTATCCGTGAGGAGGGTGGCGAGACCCCGAAGCCGGCTCCCCCCGCCATAGAGGTACCCCACCTCTGGTTGCATATCCCCCAGTTGCACCCGGAAGAACTCTAGGCTCCTGCGGATCTCCTGGGTGAGCTCCACCAGCCCGGGGCGGATGGCGTCGTAGATCTTGGCGGGGCTGTACCGCTCCCTTTCGGCGTCAAAGTCCAAAAGAAGCTCCTCGTCCTCGGTGGGGATGGTGGCCAAGCCGTAGGTGCGCTTCACCTCCTCGGCGGTGAGGAAGTCCAGGCCGAAGCTCTTGCCGATGGCCTCGGTGAAGTCCTTACCGGAAAGGGTGAGGATCCTTACCGCCAAGGGGCGATCGCCTTTGAGAAGGACCAGGCTGGTGCTATCGGCCCCGATCTCCACGGCCACGGAAACCCCTTCCGGGTCGCTGGTGAGCTGGGCCTCCAGGGGATAGAGCCCGGCAAAGGGCTTTACGTCCAGGACAATGGGGGTCAGGCCGGCTCCCCGCAAGGCCTCCAGCAGGGAAGCCACCGCTTCCTGCCGGGCGGCCCCCACCATCACCTCCACCTGCTCCCCCTCGGCTGCCTCGGCCAGGGGGTCCAAGGGAGCAAAATCCAGCACCACCTCGTCTATGGGGAAGGGGATGTAGCGCTCCGCCTCCCAGCGCACGGCCTCCTCCATCTCCTTTAGGGGCATCTTGGGTACTTGCAGGGTGCGGAGGATGACGCTGGGGTTGGGCACGGCGGTGACCACATAGCGCTTGCGCACCTTGGCTTCTGCTAGGAGTTCTTTGAGTTCCTGGGCCAGGGCCTGGGGCTCGGTCACCACCCCTTCCACCAGGACCCCGGGGGTGAGGGGCCGGCTAGCGACGGCCCGCAGGGTAGGAGGATTTCCGGAAAGCTCCACCAGTTTTAGGCTCGCGGCGCCGATTTCTAGGCCTAGCGCCTCCACGCGGGGTTGGAATAGCCTGCGAAAACCTGAGAGCACCTTACCTCCTTAACCCTCGGCGACATAAGGGATATCAGCCTGCAACCATTATACGTGGTCTTGGCGGAAATGGGAGAGGGTATTCTTGCCGCCATTCCTCCCCCTATCCTAAAGGCATCTGCTTTAAGAGCACCCTACATCCCCTCGAGGGCCTCGAGGGGACAAGGGGTAAAGGCCTTTATAGGGCTTTAAGGGTGTCCACCACCGCCTTGGTAAAGGCCTCTGTGGTAGCAGTCCCTCCCAAGTCGGGGGTGCGGGGGCCCTTTTCCAGGGTTAGGTCCACCGCCTTCTCCACCCTTTTGGCGGCCTCCTTTTCCCCCAGGTACTCCAGCATCATGGCGGCGGAAAGGATGGCGGCGGTGGGATTGGCGATGCCTTGGCCGGCGATGTCGGGGGCGGAGCCATGCACCGGCTCAAAAAGGGCGGTGGTATCCCCGATGTTGGCGGAAGGGGCCAGGCCCAGCCCCCCCACCAGGCCCGCCGTAAGGTCGGAAAGGATATCCCCCAGGAGGTTGGTGGTGACGATCACGTCAAAGCGCTCGGGGCGCATGACCAGCTGCATGGCGCAGTTGTCCACGATAATGTCCTGCACGTTCACCAGGGGATAGTCCTTGGCCACCTCCCGCACCGTATCCAGGAAAAGCCCCTGGGTTACCGGGAGCACGTTGGCCTTGTGGGCGATGTGGAGGGTCTTCCTGGGCCGGCCTTC is from Thermus albus and encodes:
- a CDS encoding shikimate kinase, which produces MARLEIPRPATFISLTGFMGVGKSRIGRELARTLMLHFIDLDRYIERRTGISIPDIFRHLGEETFRKMEREAVGELMQKEYLVLSLGGGTFMDPENRKRLLHRGPVVALWASPETILERASRKPGERPLLQVENPLERIRTLLEARTPIYREAHIHVSTDERRVEEVVAEIVAKLWEYAKAKRA
- the aroC gene encoding chorismate synthase, giving the protein MRFLTAGESHGPELLAIIEGLPAGIPLTEEDINPWLEKRQKGYGRGRRMVIETDRVEFRAGIRAGRTTGAPVALAIRNTDHRNWVEIMDPAPGNEPRKKALTAPRPGHADLSGGIKYGHKDLRDVLERASARETAMRVAVGAVALKLLSLLGVEGVGYVPGMAGVWSQVPFSWELLPRIEESPLRMTDLEAEAQVIRLIDEAKAEGDTLGGVIEARFRGLVPGLGSHVHWDRKLDGRLAQMALSIPAVKGVEIGPAFQNAMKRGSEVHDAIYWSPERGFYRRTNRAGGLEGGMTTGEELILRAALKPIATLMKPLPTVDVVTHQPADAARERSDVTAVPAASVILCALSAIVLAQAYLEKFGGDTLEEIQERVERYKARVLAY
- a CDS encoding secretin N-terminal domain-containing protein, with protein sequence MPALLALGPDALAGSLPQEPRFDARVDLKVSESQVRTGFTLPLDVVLEALARSVGLQPLIYRAYDASGDPAKAQPPLPNIKLDFQGKPFREVWDLLFATYGTQFNLDYLLLPPDVVVVAPTQVITALVDAPSRTGAMERKPYLVAIPEIAYRRTETDAQGQARTLVNIQGAKDWVQNDLLPFLSREASGLSVNWIVVEEGGKLRALLSVLATPEQHARFSDILQRAGIDFRPLPPLTLPKPRVERTYTLTHAAFPELLPFLQTQVPSAQIAPVPTDPKRALITATEEDHARLAELLKTADVPKPTPVVRRVYALQNLTFQEAQERLRPLLEKELKGARLEAIPNNPKALLLEATETDQALFAEILKAADVPPQVAPPTQEATVRRLYPLRFADAEKVAPFLAREVPGIVVQTVPGQPVLSVRGTEKQLAEVETLLAQIDRAPEQGPPVFQRSYQLSNAKASELAKVLQEALQAQKAQGQGPGQPQTPGRQATVVADERTNTLIVTGTQEDLALVEGLIPKLDQAVPQVSLRVRIQEVQSNFTRNLGLKWNTIAGGNVAASILDTGLSLIFDSTRSLAALNILATLEALQRQGLSRALRDVNQTVLNNQTARLQSGETFLIRRVVDNRVERVPFDIGIIVEVTPQITADGQILLNIKAEVSGNVQRNPVDGDVDRFTKQVVTTTLRVRDGQTVVLGGLTSQENNQVQQGVPLLMDIPLIGELFKQRSQETTDRELLVVITADIVKETASR
- a CDS encoding competence protein, yielding MKSLLPRLVEAWRNLPQSTKILLAGLLLVSAVAIWYVGLYLPAQVPAVAEPIPVPAPQATPKTIEAPPIPPLQAEPQATATPPSPGPTPPKAQAERPQATEAAKARAPVPVPQPQKEAPLPNPFVPLVAEAPPPAPLPTPTPAPRPQPVPTGAPVRVSPGTPLPAPTVAQTPPRPLPGSQGALPAPKVLAPAFRAETPKAELEAPPILTPPAGLVETPLPTQAPSEEGKGEPVPTPAKTPLRTLVEERGLKLAGTLLGPVSVAILESKEGYLVLPVGSPLPNSEAVIRRIESDRLVLALKDESLEIALENTQAGGGQ
- a CDS encoding type 4a pilus biogenesis protein PilO, encoding MLARLGQREWALIAIALTLVVALLWYFLLIVPMRQETETVRQEIERLIPERNRGRQAQRALPELRAAIAELQAERQAFLRALPREERLAQVLNEILTEALRSGVTVRSFTRSPTSAPVPEVRAVNLALSLEAPFPETYAYLKRLEELSRFSSLSGVNLSVQGQDVNPLLSTSLTLTLYVLAKDLGQPEGATQTQGAPSPPGGQGGGR
- a CDS encoding flagellar protein FliT — its product is MIRLNLLPKNLRRRVEPGWWRLAAATFALVVLSVLGILHYGAYTELTQTKAERDALRAEVEALKPFIAEQNRLEQERKALEALLAIREGLKKSFVPWSDYLATFIRQIPQEGGRLPVALRSVGTRAIPEEEATRMAQAGTFDGKRVRVEFTVQGEALNQNALVSFVRAFETSPRFGIEFQGASLDQNRGLYTFSARVGLVGGEESAR
- the pilM gene encoding type IV pilus assembly protein PilM, with translation MLSGFRRLFQPRVEALGLEIGAASLKLVELSGNPPTLRAVASRPLTPGVLVEGVVTEPQALAQELKELLAEAKVRKRYVVTAVPNPSVILRTLQVPKMPLKEMEEAVRWEAERYIPFPIDEVVLDFAPLDPLAEAAEGEQVEVMVGAARQEAVASLLEALRGAGLTPIVLDVKPFAGLYPLEAQLTSDPEGVSVAVEIGADSTSLVLLKGDRPLAVRILTLSGKDFTEAIGKSFGLDFLTAEEVKRTYGLATIPTEDEELLLDFDAERERYSPAKIYDAIRPGLVELTQEIRRSLEFFRVQLGDMQPEVGYLYGGGSRLRGLATLLTDTLGVNFTVPDPWQGIQVDPKRFDLEKLRELGAEFMVPVGLALRGVMPLD
- a CDS encoding homoisocitrate dehydrogenase translates to MAYRICLIEGDGIGHEVVPATRKVLEATGLPIEFVEAEAGWETFERRGVSVPEETVEKILSCQATLFGAATSPTRKVPGFFGAIRYLRRRLDLYANVRPAKSRPIPGSRDGVDLIIVRENTEGLYVEQERRYLDVAIADAVISRKASERIGRVALKLAEGRPRKTLHIAHKANVLPVTQGLFLDTVREVAKDYPLVNVQDIIVDNCAMQLVMRPERFDVIVTTNLLGDILSDLTAGLVGGLGLAPSANIGDTTALFEPVHGSAPDIAGQGIANPTAAILSAAMMLEYLGEKEAAKRVEKAVDLTLEKGPRTPDLGGTATTEAFTKAVVDTLKAL